In a single window of the Candidatus Saccharimonadales bacterium genome:
- a CDS encoding NUDIX domain-containing protein — protein MERDLYFVAVKLLLRDGGKLLITHDVFGDWDIPGGRIRENEFDASLESVIERKIKEELGPEVKYKLGEPKVFFRHERKEMKLGEMVRIFAIGYEGKYISGDIKLGDHHDKYEWVDVKTFQPEDYFTGGWLKGIKEYLSRITHD, from the coding sequence ATGGAGCGGGATTTGTATTTTGTGGCAGTCAAATTGTTGCTAAGAGATGGCGGTAAGCTGCTAATTACGCATGATGTGTTTGGCGATTGGGATATTCCGGGCGGACGGATTCGAGAAAACGAGTTCGACGCTTCACTAGAATCTGTGATTGAGCGCAAAATCAAAGAAGAACTCGGACCCGAAGTTAAATACAAACTCGGCGAGCCAAAAGTCTTCTTCCGACATGAGCGCAAAGAAATGAAATTGGGCGAAATGGTCCGAATTTTTGCCATTGGCTACGAAGGCAAATACATAAGTGGCGATATAAAACTCGGCGATCATCACGATAAATACGAATGGGTAGATGTAAAGACTTTCCAGCCGGAAGATTATTTCACCGGCGGCTGGCTCAAAGGCATTAAAGAATATTTATCGAGAATAACTCATGACTAA
- a CDS encoding GrpB family protein, whose product MSLGVHREKVRLEPHDPNWALAFDKEKDELQKLLKNSSNIEEIMHVGSTSIPDIMAKPLLDILMVVKDLDEARSWVPVLEAADYHLRDDMSDHLMFAKGPEDNRTVHLHVGQKGEEYIDVTTLFKEYLLKNPAAAKDYEKLKIKLAAKYPNDRKSYSPAKKDFIQNVLKAAKAGRDWS is encoded by the coding sequence ATGAGCTTAGGTGTTCATCGGGAAAAAGTCCGACTCGAACCGCATGATCCAAATTGGGCGCTCGCGTTTGACAAAGAAAAGGATGAACTTCAGAAACTTTTAAAAAATTCTTCTAACATTGAAGAAATCATGCACGTGGGTAGCACCAGCATCCCTGACATTATGGCTAAGCCTCTGTTAGATATCTTGATGGTTGTGAAAGATTTAGATGAAGCCCGCAGCTGGGTGCCAGTTTTGGAGGCTGCGGATTATCACCTAAGGGATGATATGTCAGATCATTTAATGTTCGCCAAAGGACCCGAAGATAACCGAACAGTCCATTTGCATGTTGGCCAAAAAGGGGAAGAATACATCGACGTGACAACCCTATTCAAAGAATATTTATTAAAAAACCCAGCCGCCGCCAAGGATTATGAAAAGTTAAAGATAAAGCTGGCCGCTAAATATCCTAACGACCGAAAATCTTACTCACCGGCAAAAAAAGATTTTATTCAAAATGTTTTAAAAGCCGCCAAAGCTGGTAGAGACTGGAGTTAA
- the polA gene encoding DNA polymerase I, with protein sequence MAQRKKLAIIDGKSVFYRGYYAMPNLSTKEGIPTGGVFGFVTMALELIKKLRPDYVCVAWDKPKTNIRKRLEIYPDYKAGRKPAPPDFYTQIPILHDVLAALGWPLYELDDYEADDIMGTLAAQAKTKNIETMLITSDLDALQLINGHVNVYALKRGFSNIEEFHPESFEAKYGLKPEQFLDLKALKGDSSDNIPGVPGVGEKTAIQLLQEYKTLDGVYKHLPDIKESLRKKLEAGKDSAYMSKTVAAIWCDAPMKLNLSEMDGTKIDTAKLRNLLEDLEFRSLLRNLPDNMQDTKKADNTGAKLDLPKNLIINKDEKLASLKLNNSEPIFVYSRAAGPHGSQPRVLIVGDNNSAYTLDLPRLDKAKVASVLKDLFGKADKGIVGYDTKSTLKLLAHLGVEFPPVCHDILVGAFLINPLVRSQSLNDLATAEMAYNLPSFDDVPTEELIERANEFIAVMRALYHGQVEALEQVPKLYDLAQNIEWPLTPVLADMELTGIKLNTKYLKKFSARLEGSISDLEQQIYGYADQEFNISSPSQLADILFEKLNLPKQGIKKGKTGFSTAASELAKLRGMHPIIDLIGQYREVTKLKNTYVDTLPKQVDERSRLHTTFNLTIAPTGRLSSADPNLQNIPVKTDLGKNIRTAFVANEGNLLVSADYSQQELRLAASLANDQNMIDAFNKDRDIHAETASELYGIPADKVTKAQRSSVKAVNFGILYGLGPHALSEQTGMSFGEARDFIKKYFEIRPKLKEYIEKTRKQAEEQGYVETLLGRRRPTPDVKSSNFVVREAAYRAAINMPLQGSAADITKMAMIEVYKNLNKLKAESSKLKAEPKILLQIHDSILLECAKEDAEEVGKMAKETMENVYTDLPVHLKTDVSIGKNWGEL encoded by the coding sequence ATGGCGCAAAGAAAAAAGCTAGCAATTATTGACGGTAAAAGCGTGTTTTACCGTGGTTATTACGCCATGCCGAATTTATCTACCAAAGAGGGTATTCCGACCGGCGGTGTATTCGGTTTTGTGACCATGGCGCTAGAGCTTATCAAGAAACTCCGGCCGGATTATGTCTGTGTTGCCTGGGACAAACCAAAAACCAATATCCGAAAACGCCTGGAAATCTATCCGGACTACAAGGCCGGGCGCAAGCCGGCGCCGCCCGACTTTTATACGCAGATTCCAATCCTCCACGACGTGCTGGCCGCGCTCGGCTGGCCGCTTTACGAACTCGATGATTACGAGGCCGACGACATCATGGGCACGCTGGCCGCCCAGGCCAAGACCAAAAATATCGAAACCATGCTTATAACATCCGATCTCGACGCGCTGCAACTGATTAACGGCCACGTGAACGTTTATGCCTTGAAGCGCGGTTTTTCCAATATAGAAGAATTCCATCCCGAAAGTTTCGAAGCTAAATACGGGCTAAAGCCCGAACAATTCCTGGACTTAAAGGCGCTAAAAGGCGATAGTTCCGATAATATCCCCGGCGTGCCGGGCGTTGGCGAAAAAACGGCCATCCAACTGCTGCAGGAATACAAGACTCTCGACGGCGTCTACAAACATCTGCCGGATATTAAGGAGTCATTGCGCAAGAAACTTGAAGCCGGCAAGGATTCGGCCTATATGAGCAAGACAGTGGCAGCCATTTGGTGCGACGCGCCGATGAAGTTGAATCTTAGCGAGATGGACGGTACGAAAATCGACACCGCCAAACTGCGCAACCTGCTGGAAGACCTGGAGTTTCGGAGCTTGCTGCGTAATTTGCCAGACAATATGCAGGATACAAAAAAGGCCGATAATACTGGTGCCAAGCTGGATTTGCCCAAGAATCTAATTATCAATAAGGACGAAAAACTGGCTAGTTTAAAGCTGAATAATTCAGAGCCGATCTTCGTTTATTCTCGGGCCGCCGGGCCGCATGGCAGCCAGCCTAGGGTGCTAATTGTCGGCGATAATAATTCCGCCTATACGCTTGATTTACCGAGGCTAGACAAAGCTAAGGTTGCCTCCGTGTTGAAAGATTTGTTCGGCAAGGCTGACAAAGGCATCGTTGGCTACGACACTAAAAGCACACTAAAATTGCTCGCTCATCTCGGCGTTGAATTTCCACCAGTTTGCCATGATATTTTGGTCGGAGCCTTTCTAATTAACCCGCTAGTTCGCTCACAAAGTTTGAATGATCTCGCTACCGCCGAAATGGCTTACAATTTGCCGAGTTTTGACGACGTGCCGACAGAAGAGCTTATCGAACGGGCCAACGAGTTTATTGCTGTAATGCGCGCGCTTTACCATGGCCAAGTTGAAGCGCTCGAGCAAGTGCCTAAACTCTATGATTTAGCCCAAAATATCGAATGGCCACTAACGCCGGTGCTGGCCGACATGGAACTGACCGGCATCAAACTGAATACCAAATATCTTAAAAAGTTCTCCGCTCGTCTCGAAGGCAGCATTAGTGACCTGGAACAGCAGATTTATGGCTACGCCGATCAGGAGTTTAATATCAGCAGTCCGAGTCAGCTGGCCGACATCTTATTCGAAAAATTAAACTTGCCGAAGCAGGGAATTAAAAAGGGTAAGACAGGATTCTCGACTGCTGCTAGCGAGCTAGCCAAACTGCGGGGAATGCACCCGATCATTGATTTAATTGGCCAGTACCGTGAGGTCACCAAATTAAAGAATACGTATGTTGATACTTTGCCGAAGCAAGTCGACGAGCGCAGTCGCTTACACACAACTTTTAACCTGACAATTGCGCCGACTGGCAGGCTGTCTAGCGCCGATCCGAACTTGCAAAACATTCCGGTCAAAACGGACTTAGGCAAAAATATTCGCACGGCGTTCGTGGCCAATGAGGGCAATTTGCTGGTCAGCGCCGACTACAGCCAGCAGGAACTGCGTTTAGCGGCCTCGCTGGCCAACGATCAAAACATGATCGACGCCTTTAACAAAGACCGCGACATTCATGCCGAAACAGCCAGCGAACTTTACGGAATTCCGGCGGATAAAGTTACCAAGGCCCAACGCTCCAGCGTTAAAGCCGTAAATTTTGGCATTTTGTACGGTCTAGGCCCACATGCATTATCCGAACAAACCGGCATGAGCTTTGGTGAAGCACGCGACTTTATTAAAAAGTATTTTGAAATCCGACCGAAGCTCAAAGAATACATTGAAAAAACTCGTAAACAGGCAGAAGAGCAGGGTTACGTAGAAACATTGCTGGGCCGACGCCGCCCCACGCCAGATGTAAAATCGAGCAATTTTGTAGTGCGCGAAGCCGCTTACCGCGCGGCGATTAACATGCCTTTGCAGGGTAGCGCTGCCGACATTACCAAAATGGCCATGATTGAGGTTTATAAGAACCTCAACAAGCTGAAAGCTGAAAGCTCAAAGCTGAAAGCCGAGCCAAAAATCTTGCTACAAATTCATGACTCCATACTCCTGGAGTGCGCTAAGGAAGATGCTGAAGAGGTTGGCAAAATGGCCAAAGAAACCATGGAAAACGTCTACACTGACCTGCCGGTGCACCTTAAAACCGATGTTTCCATTGGCAAAAACTGGGGCGAGCTATGA